DNA from Acidobacteriota bacterium:
TCGGGTTGCCTGCAACTGCTAGGGCGCTATTTCGTCCGCACCGGTTCCCGGCACGCGCGCATACTCGACGTAGGCGCCGGCGATTCGCGCCTGGCGGCCCATCTGCAATCCGAACTGGTGCGGTCCAACCGGAGCGTGACGTTTGTGGCGCTTGACCGCCGCCTCAGCCACCTGCGAAATGGAAACCCTTCCCCGGGAGCGTTGCCGCGAGTTGCGGCCGATGTCTGCCAGCTTCCCTTTGCCGACCGAAGTTTTGATGTGGTCATCTGCAATCTGTTCTTGCATCATTTTTCCGGGGATGAAGTTGTAGATCTATTGCGACGGTTTGCCACGATCGCCTCCGAAGCAGTCCTGATCAACGACCTCGATCGGAAGCTTCTGCCCTACCTTTTCATCCGCCTCGCCTGGCCGTTTGCGCGCAGCCGGATCACCCGCCACGATGGCGCGGCCAGCGTGCGCCAGGCGTTTACGAAGGATGAGCTGACGGCTCTTGCCGCGCGCGCAGGCTTCTCCGATTTTGAAGTCCACCGGCTCGCTGCTTACCGTCTTGGGCTTGCGCTATGGAAAACCTGACGCCGCATTCGGGCATCCTCGATCTGGCAATTATCGGCGGAGGCCCCGCCGGGACCGTCGCGGCGCTGGAAGCCCGCCACCATGGCTTGAGCGTCGCCCTCTGGGAGCGGGACCGCTTCCCGCGCGACAAAGTCTGCGGTGAGTTCATTTCTTCTGAAGCCCTTCCTATCCTGCAAAACGAGATTCCGGGAACTATTGCACACGGGGCTGAAATTTCCGGCGCACAATTTATAATCGGCCACGGAGCGTCGCGGACTTTTGGTTTGCCCCGCCCCGCGCTGGGATTGTCGAGACGCGCGCTGGATGCCGCACTCTGGAAGGCGGCGGAGGCGGCCGGCGCCGAGGTGCACGAAAACGAAGCGGTTCGCAGCGTGCGGCCGCCAGTGTCCGGCAGCGGCCGGGCCGGCGCCTGGGAAATTGAAACCGCCAGCAGCAGCACACGAAGGGCAAAATCGCTGATTGTTGCCTGCGGGCGCTG
Protein-coding regions in this window:
- a CDS encoding methyltransferase domain-containing protein, which gives rise to MTSVLRVPSQEWLDEDIGTPEDIRKSFDDLWRINRWLGGVSGCLQLLGRYFVRTGSRHARILDVGAGDSRLAAHLQSELVRSNRSVTFVALDRRLSHLRNGNPSPGALPRVAADVCQLPFADRSFDVVICNLFLHHFSGDEVVDLLRRFATIASEAVLINDLDRKLLPYLFIRLAWPFARSRITRHDGAASVRQAFTKDELTALAARAGFSDFEVHRLAAYRLGLALWKT